In Deinococcus aquiradiocola, the sequence GGCCGCCACGACCGGTACGAGCACCGACTACTCCGTCAACGGTCTGGTCGGCGTGGACTACAAGTTCACGGACAGCATCGGCGTGTACGCCGAGGCGATGGGCCGCTACTACATCACGAACAGCGGCATCGGCACCGGCCTCGACGGCAACACCACGACCGGCGCGAACAAGTCCGGGTTCGGCAGCACCGCCAAGGCGGGCCTGAAGTTCTTCTTCTGATCGCCTGAACAGATAGACCCCGAACGCCCCCTCCGTACGGAGGGGGCGTTCTCGTGCGTCACGGACGGGGCGGGGGCTTCAGTGGGCGCTGAGGTGCCCGTCGAGGAGGTGCAGGCGGCGGTCGGCGCGGGTCGCCATGTGTTCGTCGTGCGTGACGAGCAGCACGCCGGTCCCGTGCTGGCGGGCGAGGGCGATCATGAGGTCGCTGACGGCGACGGCGTTGCCGCTGTCGAGGCTGCCGGTGGGTTCGTCGGCGAGCAGGATGGCGGGCCGCGCGACGAGGGCGCGGGCGAGCGCGACGCGCTGGCGTTCCCCGCCGCTCAGCTGGGCAGGCATGGCGTGCTCGCGGCCCTGGAGGCCCACGGCGTGCAGCAGGGTGCGGGCGGCGTCCGTGAGGTCCTGGCGGAGCAGGAGACCCGGCACGCGCAGGTTGTCGAGGACCGTCAGGTCCTGCAGCAGGTAGTGGTGCTGGAAGACCAGGCCGACGGACGCGGCGCGCAGGCGGGCGCGGCCCTGACTGTCGAGCGTGTCGGCGCGCGTGCCGCCCCACAGGACCTCACCGTGGTCGGGACGGTCGAGTCCGCCCAGGAGGTGCAGAAGGGTGCTCTTGCCGCTGCCGGACGGGCCGGTCACGGCGACCACCTCGCCGCGCGCGACGCTGAGGGTCACGCCGTGCAGTACGTCCTGCCCGCCGAAGCCATGCCGGACGGCCCGGGCCTCCAGGGCGGGCGGGTGGGTGGCGGGTGCTGGCGCGGCAGAGGCGGGGTGGGTGGCTGGCGGGGTCACGGGCCGATGGTAATGCATCCCCGTGAGGGCCGCCCGGCGTGGGCCGTGCCGGGTGCGGCGCTCATGCGGGCGTGGCAGGCTGACAGGCATGAAACGGCAGTGGGGCGTGTGGGGGCTGGCGGCGGTGTTCGTGGGGGCGGGCGCGCTTCACCTGCTGCGGCCCTCGGTGTTCGATTCCATCGTGCCGCGCTGGGTGGCGCCGGGCGTGTTCCCGTCCGCGCGGAGCGTGACGCTGCTGAGCGGCGTGGCGGAACTGGCGGGCGGGCTGGGCCTGCTGTTCCCGCGGTCTCGGCGTGCAGCCGGGTGGGGGCTGGCGGCGCTGCTGGTGGCGGTGTTCCCGGCGAACGTGGAGATGGCGCGCACGCCGGAACGGTTCGGGCTTCCGGCGTGGGTGCTGTGGGTGCGCCTGCCGCTGCAGCCGCTGCTGGTGTGGTGGGCGCTGTGGGCGGGCCAGGGCGGCTGGAGGCAAGGGGCGGGCCGGGTCAGTCGGGGGCGTTCAGGGCCTGCCTGATCACGTCGAGCGCCTCGGGGTTCTCGAGGCTGGTGAGGTCGCCCGTCACGTCGCCCGTCACGAGCAGGTCGCGCAGCAGGCGGCGCATGATCTTGCCGCTGCGGGTGCGTGGCACGGTGCTCACGATGACCACGCGGTCCGGCCGGGCGAGGCGGCCCACGCCCTGCACGACGGCGTCCGCGAGTTCCGCTTCGAGGGCCGGGCTGGGGAGCGTGCCTGCCCTCGGGACGACGAAGGCGACGGGCACGGTGCCGCGCAGGGGGTCGGGCCGCGCGACGACGGCCGCCTCGGACACGGCGGGGTGCGTGGTGAGGGCCGCTTCGAGTTCCATGGTGCCGATGCGGTGCCCGGCGACGTTCATCACGTCGTCCACGCGGCCCGTCACCCACAGCTGCCCGTCCGCGTCCATGAGGGCCGCGTCGGACGCGGCGTAGTGGCCGGGGTGGTCGCTGAGGTACACGGCGCGGTAGCGGTCGTGGTCGCCCCAGACGGTGCGCGCGAGGCTGGGGAACGGTTCGCTGAGCGTCAGGACGCCCAGTTCGCCGCTCGCGGCGGGCTGCCCGTCGTCCCGCAGGACCTGCGCGCGGTAGCCGGGGAGCGGTTCGCCGCAGGAGCCGGGGCGGGTGGGGGTCAGGCCGACCATGCTGCTCGCCCACGCGGTGCCTGTCTCGGTCTGCCCGTACGTGTTGTTCACGAAGATGCGGCCACCGCCGAGCGTGCCCTGCGTCCAGTGCCACGTTTCCGGGTCGAGCGGCTCGCCGACCAGCGCGACGAGCTGCAGGCGCGTGAGGTCGTGCCGGGCGACGGCGTCGTCCCCGGCGCGGCGCAGCATCCGCAGCGCGGTGGGCGCGGTGAACATCTTGGTGACGCCGTACCGTTCGAGCAGCGCGTACGGCCGTTCGGGCGTGGGGTGGTCGATGCCGCCCTCGTACACGACGAGCGTGGCGCCGTGCGCGAGGCCGCCCACGAGCGCGAAGATCGGGAAGGTGAGCCAGCCGACGTCGGCCGTGCACCAGTACACGTCGTCCGGGCGGAGGTTCAGGGACCACAGGACGTTGGCGTACGTGCCGACGAGGAAGCCTGCCGCGCTGTGCACGAGGCCCTTGGGTTTGCTGGTGGTGCCGCTCGTGTAGATGATGAAGCCCGGCTCGTTCGCCTCTACGGGCACGGGTTCCGCGTGGCGGGTCTGGGCGTCCAGCAGGGCGTGGAAGTCGTGCTCGCCCTGCTGCAGGGGCGCGTCCCGGTCCACGCGGCGCGCCACGACGACCGCGCCGACGCTGTCCACGCCCGTCATGGCTTCGCGCAGGGTGCTGAGCAGAGGCACGGGACGGCCGCGCCGCAGGGTGGCGTCCGTGCAGATCACGACCTTCGGTTGGGCGTCCGTGAGGCGGTCCCGGACGGCGCTGGCGCTGAAGCCCGCGAAGATCACGCTGTACACCGCCCCGATGCGGTAACACGCCTGAATGGCGATGAACGCCTCCGGGGCGTTGCTGAGGTAGATGCCGACCCGGTCGCCGCGCGTCACGCCGAGGTCCTGCAGGCACGCCGCGAACCGGGCGGTGGCCCGCGTGAGTCGGCCGTACGTCCACGTCTCGCGCAGGCCGTCCTCGCGCTCGTAGTGCAGGGCGACGCGGTGCGGGTCGTGCCGGTCGAGGCAGTTGACGCTCACGTTCAGGGTCGCGCCGGGAAAGTACCGGAAGTCGCCGAGCGTGCCGTCCAGGCCGCGTTCCGGCGGGGTGATCCAGTCGAGGTGCCGGGCGATCTCCAGCCAGTACGCTTCGGGCGGCAGGTCGCGCAGCCGCTGCGCTTCTTCGGGCGTGACGGGCGCGTCCCGGCGCAGGGTGTCGGTGGGCGGGACGAGCGGGGCGCGGAGCAGGACGTCATCCATACGGACCTCCGGGGGGCGTGCGTGGCGTGGCCGGGCGGGACGGGTCCCGCGCCAGCAGTGGTGCGGCGGTGATGCTGTCCGGGTCAGTGTAGCGCCGGGGGCGGTATCCTGCGCCCATGCCTGCGCGCTCCACCCGTTTCCCTCTGCTCGCCGTGGATATCGGCAACACCAGCACCGTGCTGGGCCTCGCCGAACCCTCCCCGCTGTCGGACGAGCTGACGCTCACGCACACGTGGCGGCTGCGCAGCAACCGCGACCTGCTCCCGGACGACCTCGCGCTGCAGCTGCACAGCCTGCTGAACCTGAGCGGCGCGACCCCGCCGGGCAGCGCCGTCCTGTCGAGCGTCGCGCCGCCGCTCGGGCAGAACTACCTGCTGGCGCTCCGGCAGCACTTCGCGGTGGAGGCGCTGGAGGTCAGCGCGGAGAACCTCCCGGACGTGCGGGTGGAGCTGGACCAGCCGACCGCGGTGGGCGCGGACCGCCTGTGCAACCTGTACGGCGCGGGCCGCTACCTGGACGGGTACGAGTACGCGGTGGTGGTGGATTTCGGGACGAGCACGAACTTCGACGTGATCGGGCGCGGGCGGCGCTTCCTGGGCGGGGTGCTCGCGACGGGCGCGCAGGTGTCGGCAGACGCGCTGTTCTCACGCGCGGCGAAACTGCCGCGCATCGCGCTGGAAGCGCCGCTGAGCGCCATCGGCAAGAACACGGTGCACGCGCTGCAGTCGGGCCTCGTGTACGGGTACGCCGAGATGGTGGACGGCCTGCTGCGCCGCGTGCGCGCCGAGCTGGACGCGCCCGCCGTGACCGTTGCGACGGGCGGTTTCGCGCGGACCATTCAGGGCATCTGCCGCGAGATCGACCATTACGACGAGACGCTCACCCTGCGCGGCATGGTGGAACTGTGGGTCAGTCAGACGCAGGGCGTGCGGGACCGCTGACCGGGCGGGACCTCAGCGGACGCGGACGAACTTGCGGGCGGCCGCGTTCCAGTTGAGCTGCAGGGGCCGCGTCACCAGGGCGACCTGAATCCCGGCGTCGTCGCACGTGGCCTGCACGTCCGGCGGGACGGTCGCGAGGGCCGTCAGGGTGGTGTCGTAGCGTGAGGGGAGGTACTGCACGCCGAGCGTGACGCCCGCGAGGCAGTCGGGGACGGGACCGTCGATGAGGTCGTCGTCCGCGATGAGCGGCACGAGTTTCGGTTCGGGCAGCAGCGTGTCCGGCTGGCCCTGGCGCTGCAGCACGAAGCGGGTGCGGGCGCTGCAGCGGTCCTGCACGCACCACTCGTCGTTGAGCAGCAGGACGTTGCCGCCGCTCCCGCCGACGTACAGCGCGGCGCGCAGCACGCCGACCGTCTCGCGGCCGTCCGGGAGGCGGGCCACGCCGCGCAGTTCGGCATAGGCGTGCGCGTCGTCGTACAGGGGGCGGAGGCGGGCGGTGGCCGTCCCCCAGTCGAGGCCCTGGGCGCGCAGGGTGGCGAGCGGGGTGGTATCGCCGCTGGCGGGCGTCCACGCGGCGTACTGCGCGGCGAGCAGGGCCGTGATGCCGCGCGCGGGCGCGGCGGCCCACGCCGTGCCGGTCACGGCGATGGCCGTGCCGAGCAGACCCGTGACGGCCCGGCGGGACGCACGGCATGAGAGAACCTTGAGAGCCATGAGCTCCGAGTGTAGCGCGCGGCGCGGCGTCCGTACCGCACGAAACCGCGCATTGAACGGCACGTTCACCCCGCATGGGGGCGGGGCATTTGCCTCGTGCCGCGCTCACCTTAAGGCCCTATGATGACGGCAAGCGAAACTCCAGCACGGCCCGGACCTCAGCACCCCCCGGCGCCGGCAACTCACACCAAGGAGCAGAATCATGAAGCTGGTTCGGCAGGCGCACGAATTCGAGTATCGGGACGGACAGGGCATCGACCGCCTGGGTCATGCCGACGTGTGGGCCACGGCGCAGGGCGACCGCGCCGTGCTGGTGCTGCGCAACGTGGACGGCGGGCTCGGCGGGAACCAGCGCCTCGCACTGCTCGAGAACGCGCGCCGCGCCCTGCACATGCTCGCCAGTTCACTCCTGCCCTTCCTGGTGCCGCGCGCCCGGCTGGACGTGTGGGTGCTGCGCCCCGGCGAGGAGAAACCCCGCGCCCTCATCCTCCCCTGAGGACAGGCGCAAAGCGGGCGGGCCGAACCAGTGGGGTTCGGCCCGCCTCGCTGTTTCCGGCTGCGGGCATCACGCCCTGCACGCGGCGTCACCTGCCCCTGCCGACCGGGGTGCGGGTCACTCCAGCACGTAGCGCAGGCCGTCTTCCAGCGTCACGTCCGCGATCCGGTCGCGCGTCAGGATGACGTTGCGCCGCCACGGCATCCATTCGGTGCTGCCGGTGGTGGAGCGCAGGAAACCGCGCCGTCCGACCTCCGCGCCGCGCAGCAGGCCGTCCTCGAAGCCGGAGCGCAGCAGGGCGTGCAGCTGCTCGCGGTCCAGGTCGCCGGTCAGGCGCGCGCCGCGCACCTCGTCACCCTGCCCGTACAGTTCGGCCGGGAGGCCCCAGCCGCTGAGGGTCTGGGCAGCGAGGGCGCGCGACAGCGGCTGCGCGAAGCTGAGCTGCGTGTCCAGCTCGTGGCCGCGCACGCCTGCGGGGCGCTGTTCGGGCGCGCCCGTCACTGGCCTTCCTCCAGCTGGCGGCGGTGGTGCCGGATATGGTACGTGACCATGCGGAACCAGTCGTGCGCGTCGAGGTCGCCGAGGAAGGGGTGGTACGCGACGCGGCCGAGGTCGGCGGCCGCGAGGCGTTCACCGACCCCGGTGAGCTGCGCGTGACTGGCCTCCCAGCGGGCCGAGAGGGCTTCCCAGGGCTGTCCGGCGGACGGTTCGAGGTTCGCGGGGGCCAGGCGTCTGCCGTCCTGCGTGTGGCCGGGCGTGCGCTCCATGGGGCGCAGGGCCTTGTCGGACAGCAGCAGGGCCACGAGCCTGCCGACGTTCTCGTTGACGAGCAGGACGTGTTCCGCGACCTGCGCGGGACTCCAGCGGCCCTCGGAGGGCGCCTGCAGCCAGTGGTCCTGGCTGCCCCGGACGCCTTCCTCGAAGCGGCCGAAGGCCTTGTGGAGTTCGGCGAGCATTTCGGGTTGCGTCTCTCCGAACGCGACGAGGACCCGCGTCCCCTGGGAGGGCTCTGATGGTGTGGTCATGCCCCAGTGTACCGCCCGCACGCACCCTGCCCACAGCGTCACACGGCGCGGGGCACGCTCAGGTGTGCAGGCGTTCGCTGCCCGCGTACACGTTCAGGCGGCCCTGGCGCACGAAGCCGACGAGGGTGAGCCCGAGACTGACGGCCGTGTCCACCGCGAGGCTGCTGGGCGCGCCGACCGTCACGACGACCGCGACGCCTGCCAGGAGGGCCTTCTGCACGATCTCGAAGCCCGCGCGGCTGCTGGTGACGAGCACGCGGTCCGTGAGCGGCAGGTCGCCGCGCAGGCTGGCGGCCCCCACGAGTTTGTCGACGGCGTTGTGCCGTCCGACGTCCTCGAAGGCGTCCAGCAGGATGCCGTCCGGCGTGAAGAGGCCCGCCGCGTGCAGCCCGCCGCTCGCCTGGAAGGCGGGTTGCGCGGCCCGCAGGCGTTCCGGCAGGGCCGCGATCAGGTCCGGCGCGAGCGGCGGGACCGTCCAGCGGGGCGGGGCGGCGCGCAGCATGAGGCGCTCGACGCTGCCGCTGCCGCAGATGCCGCAGGCGCTGGTGGTGGTCGTGCCGCGCCGCGCGGCGAGGAGCACGTCCCGGTCACCGCTGACCCACATGACGTTCGGCGCGTCCGGGTCCGGCCAGACGCGCGTCACGGCGCCGCGCAGGCCCTCGGCGTGCAGCCAGCCGTGCACGAGCGGCAGGTCGTGACCGGGGGTACGCATCGTGACGTTCAGCGGCGTGCCGGGACCGCCCGCACCCTCGTCCGCGTCCGTACCGGCGTCCGGCAGGCGCAGTTCCAGCGGTTCCTCGACCGCCACGTCGTCCGGCTCGGGGTCGCTCCACGCACCGTACGCGTAGCGGCGCACGGGCAGGCGCGCGAGCAGCTCCCCGGCAGGCGAGGTGTCGTCCGGACGGGGCGGGAGCGGAGTCACGCGGCGAGTATAGCCACGGGTACGGGCGCGGCGGTGCAGGCCGGGTTCACGCTCTCCTGAACCGTTCCCGTCATACGATGTCGATCCGATTCCGGGGCAGAACAGCGCCCTGCAGGACGCCTGCCCGCTTCTTGGGCAGAACGGACGCCCTGCAGGACGCCTGCCCGCTTCCAGCTCCTCCAGACCGTCCTTGTTGGCACCCTTATGTTCGGCTGAACTCCAATCGTTCAGCTCAAGACCGTATCAGGCGGGCAGGAACAGGTCCGGGTGCAGTGCCGTGAAGTCGCGGTACGCGCCTGCGTCCCTGGGGCGGCGATGCTCCGCCGTGAAGTCCCAGAACGGCGTGTAGATGCTGCGCGCACTGTGCAGCTCGTCGAGGAAGATGCGGGCGCTCAGGCCGCCGTGCTCCAGCAGCCCGGAGGTGCGGAAGCGCCGGGTGACGCCGCTCCGGTCGTACGGGACGGCGCGAATGGTGGGCGTCCACTGGCCGCCCTGCCCGTCGAGCAGCAGGTAGCGGGCGCGCGGGTCGCCGTCGAAGGGCGCGCCGACCGCGCCCGTATTGATGAGCCAGCGCCCGCCGTCGTCGCGCAGCAGCGGCCGGTGAATGTGGGACGCCACGAGCACCTGCGCGCCGGACGCGGAGAACAGTTCCGCCGCGCGTTCCGGCGTGGTGAACGCCCCGACCGCCTCGCGGTAGTGGTGCGGCGAGCCGTGCGCGACCACCACGTCCGGCAGGTCCGGCGTGTGGGGCCGCAGGGTCATGGGCCACCCGCGAATGACGTCCAGCAGGCCCGCGCGGTGCAGCTGCCGCGCACTCCAGTCGGTCGCGCCCCAGAAGGGGTCGGTGAACCAGTCGGCGGGCAGGTCGGGGCTGCGCTCCTGCCACAGCAGCATCAGGTCGTCGTGGTTGCCGAGCGTGAAGGTCGCGCCGGGCAGCGCGAGGACGCGTTCCAGGCAGGCGACGCTGTCCGGGCCGCGGTTGACGACGTCGCCGTTCACGATCACCCGGTCCGGGTTCTGGCCCTGCAGGTCGCTCAGCACGGCGTCCAGGGCGTCGAGGTTGCCGTGAATGTCGGCGATGACGGCGAGGCGCACCCGCCGAGTATAGAGCGCCGCCCGCGCTGCCCCCGCCCGGTGTGCTTCACTCTGGTCATGACGCCGACCCCGTCCGGCCCGCACCCCGACCGCCCCTCCCCTGCCGCCGGGGGCGTGCTGGCGCTGGACCTGGGGACGGGCAGCGTCAAGGTGGGCCTGATCGGCCCGGGCGGCGAGGTGCTGGCGAGCGCGAGCAGGCCGTACCCGGTGCGCGCCGACCGGCCCGGCTGGGCGGAGAGCCTGCCGGGCGAGTGGTGGGCGGCGACCGTGGACGCAACCCGCGAGGTGAGGGCCGCGCGGCCGGACGTGGCGGTGCGGGCGGTGGGCCTGAGCGGGCAGATGCACGGCGTGGTGCTGAGCGGCGCGAACGGGGAGGCCCTGCGCGGGGCGGTGCTGTGGTCCGACGGGCGCAGCACCGCCGAACTCGCCCGCTACCGGGCCCTGCCGGAGGCGCGGCAGGAGGCGCTGCGGAATCCGGCCGTGACGGGCATGGCCGGGCCGACGCTCCTGTGGCTCGCGCGGCACGAGCCGGAGGTGCTGGCACGGGCGCGCTGGGCGCTCCAGCCGAAGGACTGGCTGCGCCTGCACCTGACGGGCGAGGCGTTCAGCGACCCTTCGGACGCGTCCGGAACGCTGCTGTACGACCTGACGCGGGACGCCTGGGACCACGCCCTGCTGACCGATTGGGGGCTGGACGCGCGCCTGCTGCCGCCACTGCGGGCGTCCGGCGCGCAGGCAGGCCACCTGCAGGCCCGCGCGGCCACGGCGCTCGGCGTCCCGGCGGGGCTGCCCGTCGCGACCGGGGCGGGCGACACGGCCGCGAGCCTGCTGGCGGGAGGCCTGCCGGACGGGGAGGCGCAGCTGACGGTCGGGACGGGCGCGCAGATCGTGCAGCCGAGCGGCACGCTGCCCGGCCCGGTCACGGGCGGGCACGTGTTCCGGGACGCGGGGCGCGGCTGGTACGCGCTGGCCGCCGTGCAGAACGCGGGCACGGCGCTGGAGTGGGCGCGGCGCGCCCTGAACCTGTCGTGGCCGGACTTCTACGCGGCGGCGCAGGCGGCGGGACCGCTGCAGGGACCGGTGTTCCTGCCGTTCGTGACGGGCGACCGCACCCCGCACCTGGACGCGCACGCCCGCGCCGGGTGGATCGGGGCGGGCCTGGAGCACGACGCGCGCCACCTCGCCCGCGCCGCCTTCGAGGGCGTGGCGCTGTCCATCTCGGCGGCCGCCGCGGTGCTCCCACTCCGGCCCGGCCCGCTGTGGCTGGCGGGCGGCGGCACGAGCGACCCGTGGTGGCGGCAGCTCCTCGCGGACGCCCTGAGGCGCGACCTGCGGCCCGTCGCGGTGCCGGGCGCGTCGCTGGTCGGGGCGGGCCTGCTCGCGTGGCAGGCGCTCGGCCACCACCCGGACCGGCCACCCCTGACCGGGAGCGCGCCCGTGACGGCCCGCGAGGACGGTATTCCGGCCGGG encodes:
- a CDS encoding ABC transporter ATP-binding protein translates to MTPPATHPASAAPAPATHPPALEARAVRHGFGGQDVLHGVTLSVARGEVVAVTGPSGSGKSTLLHLLGGLDRPDHGEVLWGGTRADTLDSQGRARLRAASVGLVFQHHYLLQDLTVLDNLRVPGLLLRQDLTDAARTLLHAVGLQGREHAMPAQLSGGERQRVALARALVARPAILLADEPTGSLDSGNAVAVSDLMIALARQHGTGVLLVTHDEHMATRADRRLHLLDGHLSAH
- a CDS encoding metallophosphoesterase family protein; translated protein: MRLAVIADIHGNLDALDAVLSDLQGQNPDRVIVNGDVVNRGPDSVACLERVLALPGATFTLGNHDDLMLLWQERSPDLPADWFTDPFWGATDWSARQLHRAGLLDVIRGWPMTLRPHTPDLPDVVVAHGSPHHYREAVGAFTTPERAAELFSASGAQVLVASHIHRPLLRDDGGRWLINTGAVGAPFDGDPRARYLLLDGQGGQWTPTIRAVPYDRSGVTRRFRTSGLLEHGGLSARIFLDELHSARSIYTPFWDFTAEHRRPRDAGAYRDFTALHPDLFLPA
- a CDS encoding DinB family protein → MTTPSEPSQGTRVLVAFGETQPEMLAELHKAFGRFEEGVRGSQDHWLQAPSEGRWSPAQVAEHVLLVNENVGRLVALLLSDKALRPMERTPGHTQDGRRLAPANLEPSAGQPWEALSARWEASHAQLTGVGERLAAADLGRVAYHPFLGDLDAHDWFRMVTYHIRHHRRQLEEGQ
- a CDS encoding xylulokinase, translating into MTPTPSGPHPDRPSPAAGGVLALDLGTGSVKVGLIGPGGEVLASASRPYPVRADRPGWAESLPGEWWAATVDATREVRAARPDVAVRAVGLSGQMHGVVLSGANGEALRGAVLWSDGRSTAELARYRALPEARQEALRNPAVTGMAGPTLLWLARHEPEVLARARWALQPKDWLRLHLTGEAFSDPSDASGTLLYDLTRDAWDHALLTDWGLDARLLPPLRASGAQAGHLQARAATALGVPAGLPVATGAGDTAASLLAGGLPDGEAQLTVGTGAQIVQPSGTLPGPVTGGHVFRDAGRGWYALAAVQNAGTALEWARRALNLSWPDFYAAAQAAGPLQGPVFLPFVTGDRTPHLDAHARAGWIGAGLEHDARHLARAAFEGVALSISAAAAVLPLRPGPLWLAGGGTSDPWWRQLLADALRRDLRPVAVPGASLVGAGLLAWQALGHHPDRPPLTGSAPVTAREDGIPAGTRARFTAAYPALKDWFRSPA
- a CDS encoding formate dehydrogenase accessory sulfurtransferase FdhD, yielding MTPLPPRPDDTSPAGELLARLPVRRYAYGAWSDPEPDDVAVEEPLELRLPDAGTDADEGAGGPGTPLNVTMRTPGHDLPLVHGWLHAEGLRGAVTRVWPDPDAPNVMWVSGDRDVLLAARRGTTTTSACGICGSGSVERLMLRAAPPRWTVPPLAPDLIAALPERLRAAQPAFQASGGLHAAGLFTPDGILLDAFEDVGRHNAVDKLVGAASLRGDLPLTDRVLVTSSRAGFEIVQKALLAGVAVVVTVGAPSSLAVDTAVSLGLTLVGFVRQGRLNVYAGSERLHT
- a CDS encoding type III pantothenate kinase produces the protein MPARSTRFPLLAVDIGNTSTVLGLAEPSPLSDELTLTHTWRLRSNRDLLPDDLALQLHSLLNLSGATPPGSAVLSSVAPPLGQNYLLALRQHFAVEALEVSAENLPDVRVELDQPTAVGADRLCNLYGAGRYLDGYEYAVVVDFGTSTNFDVIGRGRRFLGGVLATGAQVSADALFSRAAKLPRIALEAPLSAIGKNTVHALQSGLVYGYAEMVDGLLRRVRAELDAPAVTVATGGFARTIQGICREIDHYDETLTLRGMVELWVSQTQGVRDR
- a CDS encoding acetate--CoA ligase, which gives rise to MDDVLLRAPLVPPTDTLRRDAPVTPEEAQRLRDLPPEAYWLEIARHLDWITPPERGLDGTLGDFRYFPGATLNVSVNCLDRHDPHRVALHYEREDGLRETWTYGRLTRATARFAACLQDLGVTRGDRVGIYLSNAPEAFIAIQACYRIGAVYSVIFAGFSASAVRDRLTDAQPKVVICTDATLRRGRPVPLLSTLREAMTGVDSVGAVVVARRVDRDAPLQQGEHDFHALLDAQTRHAEPVPVEANEPGFIIYTSGTTSKPKGLVHSAAGFLVGTYANVLWSLNLRPDDVYWCTADVGWLTFPIFALVGGLAHGATLVVYEGGIDHPTPERPYALLERYGVTKMFTAPTALRMLRRAGDDAVARHDLTRLQLVALVGEPLDPETWHWTQGTLGGGRIFVNNTYGQTETGTAWASSMVGLTPTRPGSCGEPLPGYRAQVLRDDGQPAASGELGVLTLSEPFPSLARTVWGDHDRYRAVYLSDHPGHYAASDAALMDADGQLWVTGRVDDVMNVAGHRIGTMELEAALTTHPAVSEAAVVARPDPLRGTVPVAFVVPRAGTLPSPALEAELADAVVQGVGRLARPDRVVIVSTVPRTRSGKIMRRLLRDLLVTGDVTGDLTSLENPEALDVIRQALNAPD
- a CDS encoding DoxX family protein, whose product is MKRQWGVWGLAAVFVGAGALHLLRPSVFDSIVPRWVAPGVFPSARSVTLLSGVAELAGGLGLLFPRSRRAAGWGLAALLVAVFPANVEMARTPERFGLPAWVLWVRLPLQPLLVWWALWAGQGGWRQGAGRVSRGRSGPA